In Variovorax sp. OAS795, a single window of DNA contains:
- a CDS encoding LacI family DNA-binding transcriptional regulator has product MPQTPTGRPTLEDVARLADVSLGSASRALSDPGLVKPKTLQRVMQAVEQLGYVRNGAARALASRRTFSVGAVYPTLHNPAFADSIHALQQTLWGFGYQLVVASHEYVEEREYEVVRSIVERGVDGLILVGVEHDQQVIDLVRHRKLPLVLTWSIDQPSYGHTVGFSNQRAAYDLTRAVLAKGHKDIAVVCGSRQHNERARQRVGGTAQAMADHGLALREDRIIEQPLSVEGGKIAMRRILAMDPRPTAVMCNTDTLAIGALHECRVHGVAVPDEMSVTGYDDIVLASLTVPPLATVHIPTAQIGTYSARRLVGLIEDRDLGETPALGHEVVLRESLGQAPAVRRTARAR; this is encoded by the coding sequence ACGTTTCATTGGGCAGCGCCTCGCGTGCGCTGTCGGACCCGGGCCTCGTCAAACCCAAGACGCTGCAGCGCGTCATGCAGGCGGTGGAGCAACTGGGCTACGTGCGCAACGGCGCGGCACGGGCGCTCGCGTCGCGCCGTACCTTCTCGGTGGGTGCGGTCTATCCGACCTTGCACAACCCTGCGTTCGCCGACTCGATCCACGCGCTCCAGCAGACGCTCTGGGGGTTCGGCTACCAGCTGGTGGTGGCGAGCCACGAATACGTCGAGGAGCGCGAATACGAAGTGGTGCGCTCCATCGTGGAGCGCGGCGTGGACGGCCTCATCCTCGTGGGCGTCGAGCATGACCAGCAGGTGATCGACCTGGTGCGCCACCGCAAGCTTCCGTTGGTGCTGACGTGGTCGATCGACCAGCCGTCCTACGGCCATACCGTCGGCTTCTCGAACCAGCGTGCGGCCTACGACCTCACGCGCGCAGTGCTGGCGAAGGGACACAAGGACATTGCGGTCGTCTGCGGCTCGCGCCAGCACAACGAGCGCGCACGCCAGCGGGTGGGCGGAACCGCCCAGGCCATGGCCGACCATGGCCTGGCGCTGCGCGAGGACCGCATCATCGAGCAGCCCCTGTCCGTGGAGGGCGGCAAGATCGCCATGCGCCGCATCCTGGCGATGGACCCGCGCCCGACAGCCGTCATGTGCAACACCGACACCCTGGCGATCGGTGCGCTGCACGAGTGCCGCGTGCATGGCGTCGCCGTGCCCGACGAAATGTCCGTCACCGGCTATGACGACATCGTGCTCGCCAGCCTCACGGTTCCGCCGCTCGCGACCGTGCATATTCCGACGGCGCAGATCGGCACCTATTCCGCGCGGCGGCTGGTCGGCCTGATCGAGGACCGCGACCTGGGCGAAACCCCCGCGCTGGGGCATGAAGTCGTCCTGCGTGAAAGCCTGGGCCAGGCGCCCGCCGTTCGCCGCACAGCCCGGGCGCGCTAG